In Xylocopa sonorina isolate GNS202 chromosome 4, iyXylSono1_principal, whole genome shotgun sequence, the sequence CGAGCAGGTACTATAGGACCTACTCATTATCAATGGCAATCTAAGTTAGCAACATTAATGGAACGTTATTACAGAATCGAAACACGTACTAATGTCAGAATGAAAGTTCTTGATGTTTTAACGAATGTTGTCCAAGTGAATAGGTAAATTAAAGTAATTTCTTAAAAATTTTagttaattttttttaagtttaTTGTCTTGAACAGATCTAGGTATGAAGATGAATTAATTGAACGAATAATTGTGCCATATTTTCAACATGTTGATATGGATCCTGACATTACAATTCGTAATGGTGTTACACATTTACTTGTTGAGCTTTGTCTCGAGTGTGACACAAAAAGATGTTTAGAACTTTTAGATATATTAGAGAAGGTAAACAATTTCTTAGATTAAAAATATATTGTCTTTCAAGATAGAAATCATagacaaatatatatattttaaggTGATCAACAAGCCTTTCACTTCTGATACTCCAGTTAATAGAGATGCCGACATTAAAGACGTAAAGACTGCAGTTGTTggtgtaataaaaatattaacatcaaaaatttattatttaccTTCAAGCCATGCCATACGTGCTTACAAGGTTTTAGTGAACCATTTGGAACAGCATTATAAAGAATCATCCGTCTTCCATGATGTTTCTACTATCCGTTACTTGGTAATAAATAGACTGCAAATATTTCtgcaaatttatatttttataaatacaaTTAAAGAAATAGAATACAACCCGCATACAAACTTTTACATTTTACATTTTACATTTTACATTTTTGTATATTTACATTTTCTATACATAAGTTTATGAACATTTGCagtctaataataaatataaaacaatATGAAATATTATTGCCCTATTATTTAAGTGTCTTAATAGTTTGAAATATATTATCTTATGAAATTATTTTGTATTTTAGATTTTTGAATGTTTTTTAAAAATTAGAGCAAATACGCTTTATCATCTTGGATTTCCGGATGCTCAAAACTTGTCCGTAACAAGATTCAGTCCATATCTAGTTTTAGAACATGCAACATCTGAACGAATGAATAGTGGAGGTGGTGGTAGCAGCCCTCCACCAGTCAGCCCAGCTCCGTTACAGCACTTATCTTGCCAAATTACACATATGTCACTGGCACATGCATGTAAAGCAGTTATTTCCTGCATTAAATTAGAGAAAGGTATATCTCATATAAATCACCCATTATAACAGTATTTTACATTTCGATGCAAATCTCTGATCATAGTACAACTATAACATTAATTgttcatatataataattacaaattaaagtttcaatTTGTCATCCTTTTTTAGATTGGAAAGTTTTACAACTTGTGTTAAAAGAACTACCTCATGTAATGCAAAATAGAGCATTAATATTATCACGACATACAAATGATATTGACCACTTTGCAGCTGCACTTTGCTCAATggtatattatattaatatttttattctcctAACATTTACATAGacttatttaatatattttttgtaggTCAGTGATAAAAATTTGAGACTTCCAGAGTCTCTCTACAATGTTCCTCCAAAATTTACTCTTTCAGAGTTTCGCGTTCATGTTTTTCCAGTGTTGGCATCATTAGCTTCGTATCATGCACATTTGGAACCTAATTTACAGAAATGTTTAATAAAATGTTTAGAAGTAAATAGAAATAAAAGTTTATATTTCGATATTATTTCCATAGTAAAAGATTTATAATACTTTGTAATCTTTGCAATTTTTAGGTTGGTTTAAAAACAAAGTGTGCAAGTCAATGTGTAACTAGTCTTACAACCTGTATTTTAGAGATGCGGGACGCGATGAACAAACTTTTATCAGAAGTACTTTTAAATTTATCAAAAATTTCAGCAACAGTACACATAGCTATACCCATTCTGGAATTTTTATCTAGTACGTATTATAAAATTTATgtctttatttaattataaatGATATTTATTTGTTTTATCGTTGCAGCTCTTACTAGACTTCCAACAGTTTTTGCAAGTTTTACTGGAGATCAATATATGTCAATTTTTGCAATTCTGTTACCATATACAAATCCTTTTAAATATGATCATTACACAGTATCCTTGGCACATCATGTAATTGCTGTATGGTTTTTGAAATGTCGACTACCATTTCGAAGAGATTTTGTTAGATTTATTACTACAGTATGTACATCCCTGATctctattaatattaatagtATCAAATATGCAAAATCATCTATATCCATGTTATGCATGAGTTTTTATAGATGgatgaattttatttctttaGATTTTGTGTTGGATATTTATAAATACGTTGAATAAaaacaataaaattaattaGTTGATATAACTTTatctatttacattatttaaaaAACGAAAGCATTTATGAGATATGTTGAGTTTGACAATTAGcaatacatacatttgaatgacAAGAAGTTAGATTTAGATATTTAAAGAGTATTTGTATTAGGTAATACTTTGACATTTTCGATGTCAAAAAATAGcatttataaattatatgttTATTCTGTTATATATAGGGTTTAAAGGCTAATGTAATAGTTCCCTTTGAAGAGGGACATTTGATGAAATCAGATTTCAACTTTGTAAACGAAGATTCTTCAAATAGAAAACGCAGTTCAAGTTTAACTGAACAGGTATTCAAGCATTGATAAAAGCTTTTATCAGTGTCATTTATCATAACTtttttacattcttatgtatAGGGCAGCAGAGGTAGGAGAGAAAGACCAATAATGGCCAATCGTATGATAGGAGATAATAAAGTTTCAGATCTAAAACCCCCAATTGATGAAGCTTTAATGACTTTCCATGTTGAACTTACTGAAACTTGTATCGATCTTATGGCCCGGTATACATTTTCAACCTATTCGGCTCGACCTAAAAGGTAAACTTACATGTTATTCTTTGATATATTCTATTCTATTTACAGTACAATAATACATTATTTAGTACACTAATAGACACTAACCTTATGTTTTATtgattacaaaaaatataaatatatttaatttgtTCTCGTTCAGGTTACCAGCTGCTGATTTTCTACTTAAAGAGGGTCAATCAATGACATGGTTGCTTGGTAACAAACTTATTACTGTAACAACAAGTGGTTGTAGTAATAAAGCAATGCGAGGTGGACTTTGCGATAATTGTTGGGTTGCATGCAAATCTGGCCCTCAATCTCCTGAACATGCAAGAGCATCTCAGTCGAATTTACGACGAGCATCGAGTGCAGAGGTACCACTAACTTTCATGAATTAATTTATACACCTATGTGATTACTAGTATGATTTTTCTAACATATAAAACCATAACACACATAGGCAGCAAAAGAGGACAAATTATCTAGGCAGTCCTCCGGAGGTCATGGAAGTTCTACTGTAAATACAGCTGCAAATTCTCCAAcagaagaattaaaaaaaacaGATGAATTAGATATAACAAAAAAAGATTACCCCGTGGAAAAGATTGAGAAAGATCAAATAGAACCATCGAAACTGGGACAAATACTTAATAGTGAAAAACAAGAAGAACATGTGCTTTGTGCTTGCTGGTGTCAGGGTTGGGCTGAAATATATGTGCGGAGACCTACCGGTGATATATCTTGGATAATGAGAATTCAAAATTCTATGCAATTTGAAACAAACGTGGACTTTCCTCTGTATGATATAATGGCTTTATATAGACCAAATCAATATATGCAGCAAAAGCAACAAGAATCTACATCAGAATGTTCTGGTGATGAAGCAGAGGTAACTTAAAAAACCTTTTATATGTAAATAGAGAGAAATAGAGTATAAATAAACTACCAACAAGTGTTTTATATAGGATACTTCCGATAAAAATATGGATCAAGTGCAAGGTGATTATAATGTTATGAAATCTGTGATATCTTTTGTGTCATCGGGTCCAATCACAATACCCAGTTCACCAGCTCGACCAAGTCCCTCAAGGCAAAGTTCACGTGATAGTTTGGAAAGTTTAGAGGATGGTGAAGATGGTATAATTATATTTTAGTTGCTCAAGAAATAGTTATAACATTGttatataaaatttataaatatactAAAAAATTAAAATTGTTGATAGATTTACGTCGTTCTCGGAATCCAGTACGCAGATCAAATTCTAGTCCCGAAATGAGTGCTAACTGGAAAAATCCATTTTTAAATAAGGAAAAGTTAAATTTGCAACAGCTAGAAAGGGATATTTCATCAACAGATTCAGAAGTTAAACTTGAAGCTGAGTTGAAGAAACATGCAAAAAATACATATGCAAAAGATATGAGGTACAGTTATATTTTACACAAcaaattttttatataatttataaatgtaTTGAAAATGTTACAATGTTTTACAGAGTTAGTTGTGAAGCTATACCAGAAGAAATGTTTGGGATGGGCACAACACCTCCATCAGAGAATATATCAGATCATCCAGTTGCATTACGATCTCAACGTTCTTATCCAGGTGCAACACAAGTAACACAAATTATTACAACCACTACTAGTAATACTGTACCACCATCACCTACTACCGTACAGGTAATATATTAAACTAAATAATGACTGCAACATATTTTTCTGTTATGGCACACAAGGTatcatacacatatatatatgtaactaTTATTTAATCCGATGAATTCCTCTTTATAGGTTCAAGCAAACTTTTTGGGAGTACAGGGACGCACAACACAAATTCAATCATCTATTGCGAAACAACCACAGTCACCTACACAGATTTATCCTCGATTATCTAGTCTGGATTCTGGTCAGAAGCAAGTGCCATTGGGGTCAGACAACAAACCACCTATTGGACGCAATCACCTAGCAGATAAGGTATCGTAATgtatcgtatatatatatatatatatatatatatatatatatatatatattatttatatatattatattatatatataatatttatttttatatattatatattatatatatatatatagttattTGGATGATATTCTTTACATTCTTAATTTACTGAAAAATTATATACAATAATTTTAGCAAAAAGATGATAAACCAGATCCTTCAATGTTACCTCCATTACCTTTACCATTTCGCGACAGAGGTCATACAATTTCTGTAATGAGTCCTGTAAAGAAATCTCGTGCGGAAtgggataatattcatagggGAAATTCGCCACGGGTGAAAGAAACTCCTAAAACTGGTATCAATCCTAGGTAATAACACTAATATCATTAAATAAAAATACTCTATACATAAATATTTCTGTTCAAATATAAATTTTACACCTTAATTATAAATTACAGTTTTGTGTTTTTACAACTATATCATACAGCACACTTTGGCGCACCTTCAGAAAAACCTTTACTGGTTCCACAAACAACAGCTGTGCAAAGAGCAGTAACAAATTTAGATAGAATACAGCCATATGAAACGCATAAAATTGGTGTTCTTTATGTTGGCCCAGGGCAAGCTTCTAATGAAACTGAGATTTTAGCTAATCAGCATGGATCTCTTCGATATACAGAATTTTTGCAACGATTAGGAACATTAGTTCGATTGAAGGACGTGGATGAAAGCGTGTTTTTGGGCGGTTTAGATCGCAATGGTGAAAATGGAAACTTCGCATATATTTGGCAAGATGATGTTACACAGGTTAGAATGAATGACTACAACttgtatcatattatatctttcaccATATATTTCTATAAATTGTCATCATACATACAGGTGGCCTTTCACGTAGCTACGTTAATGCCAACAAAACTAAGCGATCCAAAATGTACATCTAAAAAACAACATATTGGAAATAACTATGTTACTGTTGTTTATAATGAGTCTGGAGAACCATATAACATACAAACTGTAAAAGTATGTATTATTGCAGTAGTCGAtcatataaaatattatataatacacAAAGGAACTGAAAGCACATAAGCAAACAAAATGTTAGAAAAGAAATTGCTCATAGTGTGCTTTTACAACTATGATGCTAATATTAATATTTGCTTTTTCAGGGACAATTTAATTATGCATGTGTTGTAATTCAACCCTTAGATTATGGTACTAATCAAGTTACAGTTCAAGTAAAAGAAGAATTAGCTAAGCATATTCGTCACAGTGAGCCaaaaattatatctgatcaaAATTTAGCTATTTTGTCTCGACAATTGGCTCTTCATGCCAATGTAAGTTTTATGAGTCTGAGCATTGAATATCATAATGAAATTTCTAAGTTCTTTGTTTTGCTGTAGCTTGCTTCAATGGTTTCATCATCTTTGGAACAAAATAGTCACAATCCTTACGCTTCTAATTGGTTAGAGCGTTTACGGCACATTAAACGACTCAGAAATCGTGTACTGCAAGAATCAATAAACAATAATCCAGATGGAGCAACGGATGATTTATCTCCAAGATCAAATAAACGTATTTATATGGATGATTTCACAGAATATACAACAtgaattaattttaataaaagaagTTATTTAAATCAATGTTATTAATATAATTCATATTCGTTATAAACGTTTATAATAAAACGTATATTGATGCAGAAATTATCATATTCTCCAAACAAACATaacgaataaaataaaatatattataagtttgAGATCTCCAAACAATAAAATTAGAAACATTTGGTTATAATTAATAGATACTTATATACAAGAAAAGTTAAATTtattttacatacatatatatcccgacacacaactttgtcacagtaaggGCACTGTGATGTTACTTGCGCCGCGTGATACCACTTCCATAGCtatttatatttcccgctttagaagtacgagagagaaagatatataataaagctataggaaagagtgagacagatattaCCTATTTTACTGaacaacccctggcgccatctctgtaaaaagtgctcaaactggtcgctcagcattatcgacagcgaagtgaactactcaaagctgtcgataattgtgtgcaaCCAGTTTGagtacttttcacagagatggcgccaggggttcttcagTAAAGTAGGTAAtatctatctcactctttcctacagctttattatatatctttctctctcttacctctaaagcgggaaatacaaaaaattgcaataaaactacttATTAGTTAAAATTAAAACGATTCGCGGTACGTTAGTTTTTGTTTGTACAGAAACACCTatgtattttttatttgtaaataAGAGAGCTATTCTAATTCATATGAAACTAGACTATAGTATAATTTCATGATAAATAAGGCAGTGTGTATGTTTTCACTGTTGTCATTGTGGCTAATTAGCCAAGGATAGTAACGAAAGTTGACAGCGGATTATTACAAAACCGTGTGAAATAAATTTGTTTTTTTtatgaatatatttttatattgtgtatatttatatttaaaactATGGGTTTGTGGCATTCCGAACCACCACCTTTGTAATGCTTCAGGCATAAACTTTCTTAAATAATGAAAAAAAATAAGATAATTGTTATAACGTATTCTTTACtgtaaacaatgagcaaagcaAAGCGGTGCGACAAATTTTAGAAAagagtgaaaaatagaaatacttTTATAAATATCTGTATCGCGTAAGTTTTGTAAAACGAATATTGCTTAGGTAGGTTAGATTATCAATATTATGAATAATCATTATTTTTGGTAAATGAAGTATATGTTCTGTtcgattaaataaaatatttggtATTATTAGTTTTGTATATGAACAGAATGGTTACAATGTGGCACCAGCAAGTGTTTGCTCTTGATGCTAAATACAATGAGCAACGTGTAAATAAACTACCAACCTTAGGTTTGTATGTatgttttatatattattgcgTACTGCAGTATATTGAAATGTAAGCTTGATCTTATTACAGGAATGCTTTACATTCGTCGTAGAAATCAGTTGTTAAAAGAGAAATTTAGTAAGGATCCAAAAATTCGGGAAAATTACTTAAAACTTAGAGCAAAATTGTTATTTATACGATATGGGGAAAATTTAGAACAAAATAGTTGTAGTAGTCACACAACTGatgaagaaaaattagaaactaAAACAAAATTTCGTGGCGCACAACGAAAATCTATTGCGGAAAGTTTTGCTTTTGATGGTGTGCATCATGTTTTTGATCAGCACAGTGCACCAGTGATGATGCTTAAATTTGCAAACAATGATAGATCAAAGCTATGTTGTGCATCACTGGATGGATTATTGTCTATATGCGATGCTATCAGTACTCCTCCAAAAGTAATAGCTTTACTAGAAGGTCATAAGAAAGGTATTACTGCATTAGACTGGAGTATTAGTAACGATCTTATTGTTTCATCTTCTTTGGATGGTACAATAAGACTTTGGAATGTTCTGGATGTAGAAAATAGTCCTATTTGTTTACGGATGGTCAATGACCAACAGCGAGCAGAAATTCTGTGCTGTGGATTTATAcctattaataataatttagtaGTTGCTGGTAATTCCCAAGGACTTGTACAGATTTTAAATATATCTACCGGTATATACACTCGTGATGGTTCATGCAAAATTGGTGGAAAAGTTAGTTTCCTTTAAATACTTACTAACTGTTCTTGAGTTAGTAAAAGTGATTTTTCAAAAATCAATTtgcaattttatattgtttGATTACAAACAGAttcaaatttttttaatttacttCAGATTTTGTCATTAACTTGCGAAGGTAGCGGTGGTTCAGTAATTTGGGTCGGAACTGATAGAGGAATTATTATGTCATTTCAATTGGAACCAGGGTCAGGAAGACTATCAAAATTAAGAAGGGTACTAGAAACTGGTGGAATGATAACTAGTCTTTCTTGGCGTTCATGGCTTTCAAAAGATGCTCCTTGGCCAGCACTTTTAGTGAGCAGTGCTTGTAATGTAGTACTACTGTATCATATTCTGGATAATCAGGGGTCCTTATCTCTTTGGACAAAATATCCAATTAAACATAAGTAATTTACAATTTAAATACATTATTACAAGCATGAATATATTTCATTATATAACATATGAAGAATTTACGAAATTGAAATTTCAAAGGAAAGAACGATGagaattaatttattaatcAACTTTACattaatcatattttatcattatAGTTTTTAGGATATGTCGTTATTTATTCAATGTTTGGTTGTCATCTTCTTTCCTTTTACTTGTAAATTATTATAACTAGCAAAATGTAATTTATGAATATTTTGTAGACAATTCTTTGTGCGTTCTACTTTTTGTCCACAAATGGAAACATGTTTAATTGCCACTGGTTCTGAGGATGGTACAATACATCTTTTGGATTCAGCAAGAGAAGGTAAAGCGGCTAAAATTAATCGACTTCAAGGTCATGCATCACCAACTCTTGCTTTATCTTTTAATTACGATGAATCTCTTCTTGCATCTGCGGATATTCAAGGACTCATTATTTTATGGCGTAATCGTCAACGTCATATATAAGTTTTTAATAATATGTAGAcacttaaaaaataatatacaaacagacattttgtaaaagcaattattataagtaaaatatttGTTTAATGGTAAAAGTAAATTGTTTTGTTTAAAACAATGATAGTGGCCGAGAAGGGAGGGTGTGCAACGATAGAGGAAGATAATAACAATGAAACACGTTCTCTGTCTAAATCAATACTTTGTATAACAATATATTAATTGTTCTCTATTAATATCCTATGTTATAATGGGCATACAGTTAGCATTATCAATAGTAGTagcattaataataataataataataataataataataataataataataacaacaataataataataacaataataatcaataataataataatattaatcatATCAATAACTATAGTTGTAGTAAAATCGCATAATAATCGCAACACTATTATTTAATAGTTGTTATAACATGTacgttttcaatttttttactAATGAAATGATATATTGGTGCAAATGTGTCAAATATGTTGATATTATGTGtccgtttctttttttaacaTCTTTTATTAATCTAGTCTATATTCTGCTGCTACATTAAACGATTTACTTTTTTTGCAGCAATAATAAAAATTTTGAAACATATTCTTGTGAAAATTGCACACTATTAATCAACAATTAACATGTCATTGGTATTTGCCATTCTCATATTTAATGCTATATGCATAATAAACAATTTCTTCTTAAGAAACGAACATTTCATGTAATGTTTATTGAACATTATTTTTTTGTAATACGTTATCTAAATATTAAAAGTGATTAAAGAAGACAATGTCCAAAggtttaaaaatattgaaaaatagtATGCAATAAAGTAAGGCAGCATATTTTCTGTACTACTTCATTTGAAATTTCCATTAATTTGATTCGTCAAATTATCAAAAATAAAAGTGCACAAATTGTGCCCATCACAGTTCTAATAAAAGTAACGGTAAAATAACATATTTATGTAAAATTATTCGTGCATAAATTactatacatttttttttctaaaaaaTGAGACTTTGTTATAGTACCGTCCCTTGATTGACATTATAATACTTTTAGAGTAGAGAGCTGTTTTCTACTAAAATATAATTCTcagtataatatcatgaaagatatttGTATTTAAAGGTGACAATAACTGAAAGTTAATATAAATAAGTATCATATATCATCGAGACGAAAATATATAAGATTAACTTAGACAAATTTTATTCGTCTGATGATTATTATTTACTATGTGATCGCCGCTTAATAAATATTTACACGTATGAAAAATGAAATTACTGAATAGTTTTGATGTAGCTTTAAAAAATCGATTGTCTGCCTATTCGATTCAATAAAGGATTTTTCTCCCTTTATTGCCATGAAGCTAAttgtataaaaaattatattgATATTAAGCTCTATTTTATTAACATTTGTATACAACAAATCAAAactatatattttaatataatacTATAGACAATCGATCGAATCTCAGCTATAATAAAAATTTGCCACATCTTATGTACAATAATTGGAGATTCATTTAGTAGTGACCTCGTTATGTAATCACTATATActtttgcaatgaaattaattcgGACGGACTTTAGCTAAATTATTTCTTGTTAACATTTTACTATCGCCTTCGAAACACATTAGTCATAAGTCAAAATACTACACTTGTCGATAGGCTCAATTTTATCTTGGCTATCGCATTGGGCACTTTTTGAAGAAGACTGGTCAACATTTTTCTCTTGCTGAATGTCTTTGGGAGGCACCGTTGGTAACGTATTGTAATTCAAGGAATTTAAAAGATGGTAGTCCTGTGTAATGTCTGCACTTTGCAAGATTTCTGATATTTTTTCTTCATTGTGCGAATTCTTTAGATCACCTTCTTCTTTTGTTTGTTTAACAGAAACGAAAGATGGGCCGTTTATAgataaattcaattttaagCGATCCCTGGTATGCCTTAATTCTCCTAATTGATATTGTTGACTTTGACTACAATCATTTAACAGTTCTATTCCATTCTGCGGCATTCTCTCATGATCACCGTCTATTTCGTCCCGTTCTTCATTCACTGACGTAGACGCACCAGGAAAAAATTGACTTACATATTTACTATCGCTAATTTGAAATTGAAACGGACGATTTGAACTGCTTACAAAAAACTCTTCATTTCCTGTGAACATATTAAATTTAATGGAAACGATATCAATGGAAAGAATTttgttatatattaaatatttaacaaTAAGTATACCAGTATGATTAACATCATCATAGTCAAGGGGATATAAATCTAATCGTGGTTCGTCTAGCATTTCCTCCCAATCTAAAATAgaacaaaattaattttatatatacttttcAATTGCTTCCTTTTGCATACAATTTTATTCCTTTGGTTACAATATGATTTTTATTTATGTCTTTAAGCTATTTAGACCACTATTACCACTATATGAAGTAGGTTCCCATGTAGTAGTTGGTTCTCCTTGAGTTTCAGTAGCTAATGTTTCTTTTGGATATTCATACACGCAGTGATAGCGTTGTTTTTTAAAGCACACACTTTTCTTTTGATCCTGTACAAATGATAAATCATTAATACACTAGAGGTTATTAAGCTGCATTGATATTTTACATACACTTGTAATAATTTACTGAATAAAAAGAAGATGAGTAACAAGAATATACCCACCAATTCATCCTAGCAGCAAAAATGAATATGAAAATTGTAAATATTTAAATTGTGTTTAAGTAAAATTAAAACTAACAGTCTGTAAAACTTACGCTAGATTTTATAGTTTTGTCTGGAGATCTTAGTGCAGAGCGATGAGGGGCTAACGTTGCATTCCAAGCGGATGGTGtaaattcttcttcttcttcttcttcttcttcttctacttcttctctTCCTCCTTCATCCTCCCCTTCCTCCTCTAGATCTATATCATCGTCAACATCAACCCCTACTACTGCTTCGTTATTATGTCGAGTTTGAATTTGTTCAACATCTGATTCGTTATATCGCTAAAAAATAACAAAACATTTAAAATTGACCTAAATCAATGTAACAGCCGATACATACTTTCCAAACAAATTCTCCTGAGCTAGAACTATTATTTTCATCAtcatctccttcttcttcttcttcttcttcttcttcttcttcttcttcttcttcctcctcctcctcctcctcctcctcctcctcctcctcttcatcGTCATCCTGACTTGCCCAACCATGCTCTGTTCCAAAACTTGTTGACATTAAATCATCCTCCAATTGCAATGGCAATGGAAAAGATGAAGGTAATTGTTGCCATTTAGATTCTTCCTCTGGACTTGGTAAAGGTGCTCCACTACTTGCAACAATAATATGTGATTTATCATCATGAGAATTAACTATCAAACAATTGTAATCcaaattttcttcttcagaAAGATCTCCATTTGTTGTATCTCTTTCATCATCTTGCAAGTTTCCTCCCAGTCCTTCTAACAAAATCATTTTGTTTGTTCGAGTATCAACTACTAATACATCATCTGAAGTAGAAGATTCTTTTGAAACAATTGATGCTTCTCCAGAGTTTGATATTAACGATTCTGAGGTAAGAGTAGAACTTTCTCGTTCTTCTTGGATTGGACTAAGCGGAGAGTCATATATGTTATAcctaaatgtaaaataatacaTTTTTACCAGTGAATTTGAAGTGAtgattatattattaattattaatgttGTTTTGTGTACGGTTGGGAATTAAAATGGTACCTTATCGAAATACCCACTCCTCCACTACCT encodes:
- the Gig gene encoding TSC complex subunit tuberin isoform X3 — encoded protein: MILRKRLVLKVLYIIVQKQLKICAKLFSISSGKILELLQSLTENGKDILHLEEKMGPFLLDWMPVVTAGDGKRGAEFLSLLVNVIKFNSAYIDEDIISGLVQYICHLCYYSNSSEVVSGCLEALDAIVCYSNLQSDSLQTFIIALCGSVNVETYCQISWKIMRNLLGTHMGHSALYTMCRLLQDTNFQRDVRLLRGAVFYVNMGLWGTHRIPKLVCTPTSVLPSFYQALKCNHPIVMYEVTLSIQRLVNKYGPELWDPTWSIILDIIEEVIAHTETSNQPATRQVFVSLHETINSIENLLDSNHYNGCVQRFYYLVERCSDTRSENSVLKLIEFRAGTIGPTHYQWQSKLATLMERYYRIETRTNVRMKVLDVLTNVVQVNRSRYEDELIERIIVPYFQHVDMDPDITIRNGVTHLLVELCLECDTKRCLELLDILEKVINKPFTSDTPVNRDADIKDVKTAVVGVIKILTSKIYYLPSSHAIRAYKVLVNHLEQHYKESSVFHDVSTIRYLIFECFLKIRANTLYHLGFPDAQNLSVTRFSPYLVLEHATSERMNSGGGGSSPPPVSPAPLQHLSCQITHMSLAHACKAVISCIKLEKDWKVLQLVLKELPHVMQNRALILSRHTNDIDHFAAALCSMVSDKNLRLPESLYNVPPKFTLSEFRVHVFPVLASLASYHAHLEPNLQKCLIKCLEVGLKTKCASQCVTSLTTCILEMRDAMNKLLSEVLLNLSKISATVHIAIPILEFLSTLTRLPTVFASFTGDQYMSIFAILLPYTNPFKYDHYTVSLAHHVIAVWFLKCRLPFRRDFVRFITTGLKANVIVPFEEGHLMKSDFNFVNEDSSNRKRSSSLTEQGSRGRRERPIMANRMIGDNKVSDLKPPIDEALMTFHVELTETCIDLMARYTFSTYSARPKRLPAADFLLKEGQSMTWLLGNKLITVTTSGCSNKAMRGGLCDNCWVACKSGPQSPEHARASQSNLRRASSAEAAKEDKLSRQSSGGHGSSTVNTAANSPTEELKKTDELDITKKDYPVEKIEKDQIEPSKLGQILNSEKQEEHVLCACWCQGWAEIYVRRPTGDISWIMRIQNSMQFETNVDFPLYDIMALYRPNQYMQQKQQESTSECSGDEAEDTSDKNMDQVQGDYNVMKSVISFVSSGPITIPSSPARPSPSRQSSRDSLESLEDGEDDLRRSRNPVRRSNSSPEMSANWKNPFLNKEKLNLQQLERDISSTDSEVKLEAELKKHAKNTYAKDMRVSCEAIPEEMFGMGTTPPSENISDHPVALRSQRSYPGATQVTQIITTTTSNTVPPSPTTVQVQANFLGVQGRTTQIQSSIAKQPQSPTQIYPRLSSLDSGQKQVPLGSDNKPPIGRNHLADKQKDDKPDPSMLPPLPLPFRDRGHTISVMSPVKKSRAEWDNIHRGNSPRVKETPKTGINPSFVFLQLYHTAHFGAPSEKPLLVPQTTAVQRAVTNLDRIQPYETHKIGVLYVGPGQASNETEILANQHGSLRYTEFLQRLGTLVRLKDVDESVFLGGLDRNGENGNFAYIWQDDVTQVAFHVATLMPTKLSDPKCTSKKQHIGNNYVTVVYNESGEPYNIQTVKGQFNYACVVIQPLDYGTNQVTVQVKEELAKHIRHSEPKIISDQNLAILSRQLALHANLASMVSSSLEQNSHNPYASNWLERLRHIKRLRNRVLQESINNNPDGATDDLSPRSNKRIYMDDFTEYTT